A genomic region of Salinibacterium sp. NK8237 contains the following coding sequences:
- a CDS encoding DUF1684 domain-containing protein encodes MTALQVADWRRRNFALYAAIRENPDTASAHADWRAGRDEMFATHPASPLLPEDLRGFKGLPFESYNPDWRFEASIVPGDGRRMNVETGTDGVVPFDLLGTVEIDSVGSLDVWRLASYGGGIFIPVKDALSRVKGGTYGGGRYLIDTVKGADLGPGSTPELLVLDFNFAYNPSCAYDPAWACPLAQAGNTLAGQVPVGERY; translated from the coding sequence ATGACCGCTCTTCAGGTAGCCGACTGGCGCCGCCGCAACTTTGCTCTCTACGCCGCTATCCGCGAGAACCCGGATACCGCGAGCGCCCACGCCGACTGGCGTGCGGGACGAGATGAGATGTTCGCCACACATCCAGCTTCGCCGCTATTGCCGGAGGACCTGCGCGGCTTTAAGGGGCTGCCGTTTGAGTCGTACAATCCCGATTGGCGCTTCGAGGCATCCATTGTTCCGGGTGACGGTCGCCGCATGAATGTGGAGACGGGAACGGATGGCGTGGTGCCGTTTGACCTGCTGGGCACGGTCGAGATTGACTCGGTTGGCTCTCTCGATGTGTGGCGCTTGGCGTCGTATGGCGGCGGCATCTTCATCCCGGTGAAGGATGCTCTCTCGCGCGTGAAGGGCGGCACCTACGGTGGTGGCCGCTACCTCATCGACACCGTGAAGGGTGCCGACCTCGGACCGGGTAGTACCCCCGAGTTGCTCGTGCTCGACTTCAACTTTGCCTACAACCCGTCGTGCGCCTATGACCCGGCGTGGGCGTGCCCGCTCGCGCAGGCCGGCAACACTCTGGCTGGGCAAGTGCCGGTAGGCGAGCGCTACTAG
- a CDS encoding DEAD/DEAH box helicase: MTEQTFSSLGVPAPLVAALAADGKTTPFPIQLDTLPDTLNGRDVLGRGKTGSGKTLAFSLPMVARLGGKLSGGKRRPGRPLGLVLAPTRELATQISAVIEPLAAAYGLNTTTIFGGVSQNRQVAALKAGVDIVVACPGRLEDLMKQGFVNLDAVEITVLDEADHMADLGFLPVVTRILDKTPSDGQRMLFSATLDNGVDKLVRRFLHNEVLHSVDEANSHVSAMTHHVFETESVESKRVLIEKLASGTGRRILFMRTKHHAKKLARQLTDAGIPAVDLHGNLSQVARDRNLAAFSAGDVKVLVATDVAARGVHVDNIELVIHVDPPAEHKAYLHRSGRTARAGEEGDVVTIVLPTQRKDTAALLRKAAITVTPQHVNAKSEAVVALTGEVAEYVKPAPRAAVPARGQSQGGRSQGANAQRKRSRRDGEGGFHEGERDGAREGGRGGAGGRGGNGGNSRGGRNGAARDGARDGARDGARGGQQRNDRQGSGRGAVVAGSGSSEQRSTQQPRQQQAEAPTRPRGGKGRAQAGSGPVRVGQVVRPNRRASSSGR; encoded by the coding sequence TTGACTGAACAAACTTTTAGCTCGCTCGGCGTACCCGCCCCGCTGGTTGCAGCCCTTGCAGCCGACGGCAAGACCACGCCGTTCCCCATCCAGCTTGACACCCTGCCTGACACCCTCAACGGTCGCGACGTTCTCGGCCGCGGAAAGACTGGCTCGGGCAAGACCCTCGCCTTCTCCCTTCCGATGGTTGCTCGCCTCGGCGGCAAGCTTTCCGGTGGCAAGCGTCGCCCGGGTCGCCCGCTGGGTCTCGTGCTCGCACCGACCCGTGAACTCGCCACACAGATCTCTGCTGTAATCGAACCTCTCGCTGCCGCGTATGGCCTCAACACCACCACGATCTTCGGTGGCGTCAGCCAGAACCGCCAGGTCGCTGCCCTCAAGGCCGGCGTCGACATCGTCGTTGCCTGCCCCGGTCGCCTCGAAGACCTCATGAAGCAAGGCTTCGTGAACCTCGATGCCGTCGAGATCACTGTGCTTGACGAGGCCGACCACATGGCCGACCTTGGATTCTTGCCCGTCGTGACCCGCATCCTCGACAAGACCCCCAGCGATGGACAGCGGATGCTGTTCAGCGCCACCCTCGACAACGGTGTAGACAAGCTGGTTCGCCGCTTCCTCCACAACGAGGTACTGCACTCGGTTGACGAAGCGAACTCGCACGTCTCCGCCATGACCCACCACGTCTTCGAAACCGAGAGCGTCGAATCCAAGCGCGTTCTCATCGAGAAGCTTGCTTCGGGCACTGGCCGCCGCATCCTCTTCATGCGCACCAAGCACCACGCCAAGAAGCTGGCACGCCAGTTGACGGATGCCGGAATCCCCGCCGTTGACCTCCACGGAAACCTCTCGCAGGTTGCCCGTGACCGTAACCTCGCCGCGTTCTCCGCTGGCGACGTGAAGGTGCTTGTTGCTACTGACGTTGCAGCGCGAGGCGTGCACGTCGACAACATTGAGCTGGTCATCCACGTTGACCCGCCCGCCGAGCACAAGGCATACCTGCACCGCAGTGGCCGTACCGCTCGTGCTGGTGAAGAGGGCGACGTTGTGACGATCGTTCTTCCTACCCAGCGCAAAGACACCGCAGCGCTGTTGCGTAAGGCCGCCATCACGGTGACCCCGCAGCACGTGAACGCTAAGTCGGAGGCCGTAGTGGCCCTGACCGGCGAAGTAGCCGAATACGTCAAGCCTGCGCCTCGTGCAGCAGTCCCCGCCCGTGGCCAGTCACAGGGTGGACGCTCGCAGGGCGCAAACGCCCAGCGCAAGCGTTCACGTCGTGACGGCGAAGGCGGATTCCACGAAGGCGAACGCGATGGTGCCCGTGAGGGTGGCCGTGGCGGAGCCGGTGGACGTGGCGGCAACGGAGGCAACTCTCGTGGTGGCCGTAACGGTGCCGCTCGCGATGGCGCCCGTGATGGTGCTCGCGATGGCGCTCGTGGCGGCCAGCAGCGTAACGATCGTCAGGGCTCCGGCCGTGGCGCCGTCGTTGCGGGATCAGGCTCAAGCGAACAGCGCTCAACCCAGCAGCCGCGCCAGCAGCAGGCTGAAGCTCCCACGCGTCCGCGTGGTGGCAAGGGCCGCGCTCAGGCCGGAAGCGGACCCGTTCGCGTTGGCCAGGTAGTGCGACCCAACCGTCGCGCATCGAGCAGCGGGCGCTAA
- a CDS encoding SprT-like domain-containing protein — protein sequence MAELSRVRVWADALIRLHLDDSWQFTFDNAKTRAGLCNFTHKRISVSRYLAARYEDDEIHQILLHEIAHAMAGPGAGHGAQWKVIAKELGYEGKRLHGGAIADEFAPWVGTCPAGHKHFRYRKPTRPLACGLCSRRFSTANRIDWVHRVVSRPRG from the coding sequence GTGGCTGAACTTTCCCGAGTGCGCGTGTGGGCTGATGCTCTCATTCGATTGCACTTGGATGACAGTTGGCAGTTCACCTTCGATAACGCCAAAACACGGGCTGGGCTCTGCAATTTCACGCACAAGCGCATCTCGGTGTCACGGTATTTGGCGGCGCGGTACGAGGATGACGAGATCCACCAAATCCTGCTGCACGAGATCGCGCACGCGATGGCTGGCCCCGGTGCCGGCCATGGAGCACAGTGGAAGGTCATTGCGAAGGAGCTCGGCTATGAGGGCAAACGCCTGCACGGCGGAGCCATCGCCGACGAGTTCGCCCCTTGGGTTGGCACCTGCCCGGCAGGCCACAAGCACTTTCGCTACCGCAAACCGACCCGGCCGCTGGCATGCGGGTTGTGCTCGCGTCGCTTCAGCACGGCCAACCGCATCGACTGGGTGCACCGAGTCGTGTCGCGGCCTCGAGGCTAA
- a CDS encoding NUDIX hydrolase family protein, whose protein sequence is MSSVGTPDPNSSWLSDEELAETRRRLPLLYVEAVPVRVDGLGRVTEVGTLVRGNDGEITRTLVSGRVMFGETLRDALFRHLEKDLGPMAFPLLPASPTPFMVAEYFPWPGESQFTDTRQHAVSMAYVVPVTGTCEPRQDALELTWLSPAAAVSEAVTADMEGGRGALLRAALASVGVLP, encoded by the coding sequence ATGAGCTCCGTCGGCACACCAGATCCCAATTCGTCTTGGCTTTCAGATGAAGAGCTTGCGGAGACCCGCAGGCGACTGCCGCTGCTCTATGTTGAGGCTGTGCCGGTTCGTGTGGATGGGCTGGGTCGCGTCACTGAGGTCGGCACTCTGGTGCGCGGCAACGATGGTGAGATCACCCGCACTCTGGTCTCTGGTCGTGTCATGTTTGGCGAGACGTTGCGCGACGCCCTGTTCCGTCATCTGGAAAAGGATCTGGGCCCGATGGCCTTCCCGCTCCTGCCGGCAAGCCCGACCCCGTTCATGGTCGCCGAATACTTCCCGTGGCCGGGCGAAAGCCAGTTCACGGATACCCGCCAGCATGCCGTCTCGATGGCCTACGTCGTTCCCGTCACCGGCACGTGCGAACCGCGTCAGGATGCGCTCGAGCTCACTTGGCTGAGCCCAGCAGCAGCGGTCTCCGAAGCAGTGACCGCCGACATGGAAGGCGGCCGCGGAGCACTGCTGCGCGCAGCTCTCGCCTCCGTCGGCGTTCTACCGTAA
- a CDS encoding alternate-type signal peptide domain-containing protein, translated as MNKLVKGSIAGAAGIALLLGGAGTLATWNSIATVSAGTNQSINAGTLDIVAAPGTITGDGWKLGTKATVTSPTFKIVPGDTFTYTKTFNVTATGDNLSAAIAVAPASVAAVSTSVDADVKLAAAIVATATFTVNGSPATSISPTTGTQPVVVTVTMNYPKSTTAGAENLSKLGAVSLSNFAITLTQN; from the coding sequence ATGAACAAGCTCGTTAAAGGCTCCATCGCAGGTGCAGCAGGAATCGCTCTTCTCCTCGGCGGTGCAGGAACGCTCGCTACATGGAACTCGATCGCAACCGTAAGCGCCGGAACAAACCAGAGCATCAACGCCGGAACGCTCGACATCGTTGCAGCACCCGGAACGATCACCGGAGATGGCTGGAAGCTCGGCACCAAGGCAACCGTGACATCACCCACGTTCAAGATCGTTCCCGGCGATACTTTCACGTACACCAAGACCTTCAACGTGACAGCAACCGGCGACAACCTCTCCGCAGCAATCGCCGTTGCACCCGCATCCGTCGCAGCTGTCAGCACCAGCGTTGACGCCGACGTCAAGCTCGCCGCTGCGATCGTCGCCACTGCGACCTTTACCGTCAACGGTTCACCTGCGACTTCGATCAGCCCAACAACCGGCACGCAGCCAGTAGTCGTGACCGTAACGATGAACTACCCGAAGAGCACGACTGCCGGAGCCGAGAACCTCTCGAAGCTCGGCGCTGTCTCGCTGAGCAACTTCGCCATCACGCTCACGCAAAACTAG
- a CDS encoding spermidine synthase yields the protein MAEHPSTTLKLSGHYAEIAPDKWIDGAYTLTVDGTPQSHVNMDDPSELFFEYVQRMGHVIDQLSEPGAPITAVHLGGGALTLPRYVEATRPGSRQQVVELESDLVDFVRKELPWSKRASIRVRHGDAREVLAKFPAGMRGAVDLLVVDVFSGARTPAHVTSVEFYTEAMTLLAPDGIVVVNVADGPGLAFARSQAATLKHTVGHVAALAETQILKGRRFGNIVLVGSPSALPLHWMPRLLASGPHPSKVIAGVELFDFIGSSPVVTDATAVKSPPPSKNIFQVKPGRG from the coding sequence AGCACCACCCTGAAACTAAGCGGCCACTATGCAGAAATTGCACCAGACAAGTGGATAGACGGCGCGTACACCCTCACGGTTGATGGCACCCCGCAATCCCACGTCAACATGGATGACCCCAGCGAGCTGTTCTTCGAATACGTGCAGCGCATGGGGCACGTCATCGATCAGCTCTCCGAGCCTGGCGCCCCGATCACCGCCGTCCACCTCGGTGGCGGCGCCCTCACCCTTCCCCGCTATGTCGAGGCCACGCGCCCAGGCTCACGCCAACAGGTCGTGGAGCTGGAATCGGATCTCGTGGACTTTGTTCGTAAGGAACTTCCATGGTCGAAGCGGGCATCCATCCGCGTTCGTCACGGCGATGCGCGTGAAGTGCTCGCGAAGTTTCCGGCGGGGATGCGCGGCGCCGTTGATCTTCTTGTCGTCGACGTCTTCAGCGGAGCCCGCACGCCAGCTCACGTCACGAGTGTCGAGTTCTATACCGAAGCGATGACTCTTCTCGCTCCCGACGGAATCGTTGTCGTGAATGTTGCCGATGGTCCGGGCCTCGCTTTTGCGCGTAGCCAAGCTGCCACCCTCAAGCACACGGTCGGTCATGTTGCAGCGTTGGCCGAGACCCAAATTCTCAAAGGACGCCGTTTTGGCAACATCGTGCTCGTGGGATCACCATCAGCACTGCCCCTGCATTGGATGCCGCGCCTTCTTGCGAGCGGTCCGCACCCCTCGAAAGTGATCGCCGGGGTCGAACTTTTCGACTTCATTGGCAGCTCTCCGGTGGTCACAGATGCCACTGCGGTGAAATCTCCACCCCCATCGAAAAATATTTTTCAGGTCAAACCGGGTAGAGGATAG
- a CDS encoding DNA topoisomerase IB, which translates to MPRLRRSNTTGRGYSRVRSGRGFSYRDPDGATVTKPDLKARFGSLGIPPAWTDVWICPYENGHVLATGFDEAGRRQYIYHPAWRERQDRVKFDRALELAAVLPGARGVVTRTLRSSDDPRERTLAAAFRMLDTGSLRVGSERYAEEHGSHGLSTLLCDHVTVIGDRVQLCFPAKSGQQWESEIVDADLAEFIRRRLRSAPDASVLSWREGRERRSLTAADINDYVRERTGGDFTAKDFRTLRGTVAAASSLAVSAAAAEFAVPKLSQRARLRAIREAMEAAAEVLGNTPAIAKKSYVDPRIVDLFSAGETIDPHRLASAESEVRQLLSRD; encoded by the coding sequence GTGCCTCGACTGCGGCGAAGCAATACAACAGGGCGCGGCTACTCGCGCGTGCGATCAGGCCGGGGATTCAGCTACCGTGACCCTGATGGCGCAACGGTAACCAAGCCCGATCTCAAGGCGCGGTTTGGCTCGCTGGGCATCCCGCCGGCATGGACCGACGTGTGGATCTGCCCCTACGAGAACGGTCACGTGCTTGCGACCGGTTTCGACGAGGCCGGCCGCCGCCAATACATCTACCACCCCGCTTGGCGTGAGCGTCAAGATCGCGTGAAGTTCGACCGGGCCCTTGAACTCGCGGCAGTGCTCCCCGGTGCCCGCGGTGTCGTCACCCGCACTTTGCGCTCCAGCGACGACCCCCGCGAGCGCACTCTTGCCGCCGCATTCCGGATGCTCGACACCGGCTCATTGCGGGTCGGCAGCGAACGCTACGCCGAAGAGCACGGCAGCCACGGCCTCTCCACTCTGCTGTGCGACCACGTCACCGTCATCGGCGACAGGGTGCAACTCTGCTTCCCTGCCAAGAGCGGTCAACAGTGGGAGAGCGAAATTGTGGATGCCGACCTCGCCGAATTCATCCGGCGACGCCTGCGCAGTGCTCCCGATGCTTCAGTTCTCTCCTGGCGGGAGGGCCGCGAGCGCCGCTCTCTGACTGCTGCAGACATCAACGACTACGTTCGCGAACGCACCGGTGGTGACTTCACGGCTAAGGACTTTCGCACGCTGCGCGGCACAGTTGCTGCCGCGTCAAGTCTGGCGGTGAGTGCGGCTGCTGCCGAGTTCGCGGTGCCGAAACTGAGCCAGCGGGCGCGATTGCGGGCGATCCGCGAGGCAATGGAGGCCGCCGCTGAGGTGCTTGGCAACACCCCGGCGATCGCAAAGAAAAGCTACGTCGATCCCCGCATCGTTGACCTGTTCTCGGCGGGTGAGACCATCGATCCGCACCGGCTCGCCTCCGCGGAAAGTGAAGTGCGTCAGTTGCTCTCCCGCGACTGA
- a CDS encoding TasA family protein — MNSSTVRGSHRLDMVNGRHQRRAASPLAAFGGGAWGVMKALTVLAIAVSLGLVGTGGTYAYLNSSVTTTPGSTISAGTAALTVGNQTLDWSALAPGKSVTGTFTITNTGDVPLTLSAAIAAKMTPSSTANPFTISVANGACPTSGTPTGTLNSTVAAGASTSACLVVTLPADALATAQSASAAITATITGVQP, encoded by the coding sequence ATGAACTCTTCAACAGTTCGCGGATCGCACCGCCTTGACATGGTTAACGGTCGTCACCAGCGCCGCGCAGCATCGCCCCTCGCCGCCTTCGGTGGAGGAGCCTGGGGCGTTATGAAAGCACTCACCGTCCTCGCCATCGCCGTCTCGCTCGGTCTCGTTGGCACCGGTGGAACCTACGCCTACCTCAACTCGTCCGTTACCACGACGCCCGGTTCGACCATCAGCGCCGGAACAGCAGCGCTCACCGTAGGAAACCAAACACTGGACTGGTCGGCGCTCGCTCCCGGCAAATCAGTCACCGGCACTTTCACCATCACCAACACCGGTGACGTGCCCCTCACACTTTCCGCAGCAATCGCTGCGAAGATGACTCCGTCATCCACAGCGAACCCGTTCACAATCTCAGTAGCGAACGGCGCTTGCCCCACATCGGGCACTCCCACAGGAACGCTGAACAGCACTGTTGCGGCAGGCGCCAGCACCAGCGCATGCCTCGTCGTCACCCTTCCCGCGGATGCACTCGCAACGGCGCAATCGGCGAGCGCCGCTATTACCGCCACCATCACGGGGGTGCAGCCGTGA
- a CDS encoding fibronectin type III domain-containing protein, which yields MIRIAHRFRADRYSGMTRSTRFAMIAGIAVFLTLVSSVSFAAWTATSTKSATASTGAVALSTATTAGASTITALGPYTYTATNQTVTKPITVRNTGSVDASVTSIVISRSGTLGGAQVTVKFWVGTSSACAASTPVVSTTLSGGTVSLSTLNLSVAATGSAILCASTTFTGSMTTQAGRTTDVSFALNSSAGTNWNTTDSLALSGRSFTQSIFITTAPNAPTNLQCTNGSDEDRVTIAWSTPSGFTTPNGGYNIYYNGSLLGNVTTTSAGLTGSNVSGTITVRAVASDGTESADSSSVTLEPRSYDRRGQGSGIACG from the coding sequence GTGATCCGCATCGCTCACCGCTTTCGGGCCGATCGCTACTCCGGGATGACGCGCTCCACTCGCTTCGCGATGATCGCGGGCATCGCGGTATTTCTCACTCTCGTATCCAGCGTCAGCTTCGCAGCGTGGACCGCGACATCCACCAAGTCCGCGACAGCCTCAACCGGAGCTGTCGCGTTATCGACAGCCACCACCGCTGGCGCTTCGACCATCACCGCACTCGGCCCTTACACCTACACGGCAACCAACCAGACAGTTACCAAGCCGATCACAGTGCGCAACACCGGTTCTGTCGATGCCTCCGTCACAAGCATCGTCATCTCCCGCTCGGGCACTCTCGGCGGAGCCCAAGTCACCGTGAAATTCTGGGTGGGCACGAGTTCAGCCTGCGCGGCATCTACTCCAGTGGTCTCCACCACGTTGAGCGGCGGAACCGTCTCTCTCAGCACCCTCAATCTGTCAGTGGCCGCAACCGGCAGCGCGATTCTGTGCGCATCGACCACCTTCACTGGCAGCATGACGACTCAAGCTGGCCGCACGACCGACGTATCGTTCGCCCTCAACTCGAGCGCAGGCACAAACTGGAACACCACTGATTCACTCGCGCTGTCAGGGCGCTCGTTCACGCAATCCATCTTTATCACCACAGCACCGAACGCACCCACGAACCTGCAGTGCACCAACGGTTCCGATGAAGATCGAGTGACCATCGCTTGGTCGACACCATCAGGATTCACCACCCCCAACGGTGGCTACAACATCTACTACAACGGCTCTCTTCTCGGAAACGTCACCACAACATCCGCAGGACTTACAGGTAGCAACGTATCCGGAACGATCACCGTGCGGGCCGTCGCTTCGGACGGTACCGAATCGGCTGACTCATCAAGCGTCACTCTCGAGCCTCGGTCGTACGACCGACGAGGTCAGGGATCGGGCATCGCATGCGGATAG
- a CDS encoding DUF427 domain-containing protein, producing MKAVIGDTVIAEAPKEDLLKIEGNWYFPPASVNHELLEKSPTPYHCPWKGDCQYFIVSANGQKFQDRAFSYPNILPGAAERVGKDFSNYVTFWKEVQFVE from the coding sequence ATGAAGGCAGTAATCGGCGACACCGTCATCGCAGAAGCACCCAAGGAAGATCTCCTCAAGATTGAGGGCAACTGGTACTTCCCGCCGGCCAGCGTGAACCACGAGCTGCTCGAGAAGAGCCCCACCCCGTACCACTGCCCGTGGAAGGGTGACTGCCAGTACTTCATCGTCAGCGCCAATGGTCAGAAGTTCCAGGACCGCGCTTTCAGCTACCCGAACATCCTCCCCGGCGCCGCAGAGCGCGTGGGCAAAGACTTCTCCAACTACGTCACCTTCTGGAAAGAGGTTCAGTTCGTCGAATAA
- a CDS encoding NAD(P)-dependent alcohol dehydrogenase, whose product MPIPPHTSSNPSTAGAIPETMTAVTARRYGDTDVLAIETIPTPAVAPGKLLVQVLGSSANALDWRILSGTPLFVRLVMGLRKPKRLSPGADIAGRVLAVGEGVTGFSIGDAVFGEAAGGAFAEYASVTAKNFVVLPAGIDFVAAGATPVAGLTALQGLRREAAVQPGDRVLINGAAGGVGTFAVQLARILGATEVTAVCSGRNAEQSRALGATRVIDYETEDYIAVGGQYDVVFDLMGNRTAVELRTILAPGARFVGVSGPMINRWVGPVFHLMRMGRAFKGSDISFHQFTAAPTPDDLNYLAELLASGQLVPAIERVVGLDGVVDAIDQIASSHGRGKVAVVPGGAPNAGE is encoded by the coding sequence ATGCCCATTCCTCCCCACACGAGTTCGAATCCGAGCACCGCCGGGGCGATTCCCGAGACGATGACGGCCGTGACTGCTCGGCGCTATGGCGACACAGACGTTCTGGCGATCGAGACCATTCCGACGCCCGCTGTCGCGCCGGGAAAGCTGCTCGTGCAGGTGCTTGGCTCTTCCGCGAACGCTCTCGACTGGCGCATCCTGAGTGGCACGCCGCTGTTCGTTCGATTGGTCATGGGGCTGCGTAAACCCAAGCGTCTCAGCCCGGGAGCGGATATCGCGGGGCGCGTGCTTGCGGTGGGCGAGGGCGTCACCGGCTTCTCGATCGGAGACGCTGTCTTTGGCGAGGCAGCCGGCGGAGCATTCGCCGAGTATGCGTCCGTCACCGCCAAGAACTTTGTCGTCCTGCCGGCGGGCATCGACTTTGTGGCCGCCGGTGCCACTCCCGTTGCGGGCCTCACCGCCCTGCAGGGTTTGCGACGCGAAGCCGCAGTGCAGCCCGGTGACCGCGTGCTCATCAACGGTGCCGCGGGTGGAGTCGGCACCTTCGCCGTTCAACTCGCGCGCATTCTCGGGGCGACCGAGGTGACCGCGGTGTGCAGCGGTCGCAACGCGGAGCAATCGCGGGCCTTGGGCGCTACGCGCGTCATTGACTACGAAACCGAGGACTACATCGCGGTCGGCGGTCAGTACGACGTGGTCTTCGACCTTATGGGCAATCGAACCGCAGTCGAGCTGCGCACCATCCTCGCTCCCGGTGCCCGTTTCGTGGGCGTCAGCGGCCCCATGATTAACCGGTGGGTCGGCCCCGTCTTCCACCTCATGCGCATGGGGCGGGCCTTCAAGGGGTCGGATATCTCCTTCCACCAGTTCACCGCTGCACCCACGCCCGACGACCTCAACTACCTTGCCGAACTCCTGGCTTCGGGCCAGCTCGTTCCCGCGATTGAACGCGTAGTCGGACTCGACGGAGTCGTCGACGCCATCGACCAGATCGCCTCCAGCCACGGCAGGGGCAAGGTTGCTGTCGTGCCGGGTGGGGCTCCGAACGCTGGCGAATAG
- a CDS encoding 2-phosphosulfolactate phosphatase, which translates to MNDPRTQPQYQVRFGLGRAQALELSAGADVVVWADALADGSTPAPELPGTFSILSAGTGAATAVAEWVIAQQELKGDRFTVAVIAAGNADGGFTVDDLLAAGAIVDALADAGIDYISPEAASAVAAFTGLKSAHNHLLSASSAGQQLIQDAGRGALDAAIASNSAATFAIVRNSRELVRE; encoded by the coding sequence GTGAACGATCCCCGCACCCAACCCCAGTACCAAGTCCGCTTTGGCCTCGGTCGCGCCCAAGCGCTCGAGCTGAGCGCCGGCGCCGACGTTGTCGTGTGGGCGGATGCTCTCGCAGACGGTTCCACGCCCGCCCCCGAGCTGCCAGGAACGTTCTCGATTCTCAGCGCCGGCACCGGGGCCGCCACGGCCGTCGCCGAGTGGGTCATCGCGCAACAAGAACTCAAAGGTGACCGCTTCACCGTCGCCGTCATCGCTGCCGGAAACGCGGACGGCGGGTTCACCGTCGACGACCTCCTCGCGGCGGGTGCGATCGTAGACGCTCTCGCCGATGCCGGCATTGACTACATTTCTCCGGAAGCGGCATCCGCTGTCGCTGCGTTCACAGGGCTCAAGTCTGCTCACAACCACTTGTTGTCAGCGAGCAGCGCGGGCCAGCAGCTGATTCAGGATGCCGGACGCGGCGCCCTCGATGCCGCGATCGCCAGTAACTCCGCAGCCACTTTTGCGATCGTTCGCAACAGTCGGGAACTTGTTCGGGAATGA
- a CDS encoding CGNR zinc finger domain-containing protein, which translates to MQHPETTTPTGTPAATATATPASDNAGGATGQWFTSRTSRQWWFDSGARALDFAYTGAMGNNPEWERLRTPADLATWLEGRFEACDGTVTDRDLTDARGLREAIATIATALSVNGQPDPKQIDIINLFAATPDVPPRLAGGSLQAGRTRVRTGQALATMAREAVFLFGEEQHERIRECAADDCALVFYDESRSNNRRWCSMQRCGNRAKVRSHRARTAAR; encoded by the coding sequence GTGCAGCATCCCGAAACCACCACTCCTACTGGCACGCCCGCAGCCACGGCCACAGCCACGCCCGCAAGCGACAACGCCGGCGGTGCGACTGGCCAATGGTTTACGTCGCGCACGTCACGTCAGTGGTGGTTCGATTCGGGTGCCCGCGCACTCGACTTCGCCTACACGGGCGCGATGGGCAACAATCCCGAGTGGGAGCGCCTGCGCACCCCGGCCGATCTTGCGACGTGGCTCGAGGGCCGCTTTGAAGCCTGCGATGGCACCGTCACCGATCGTGACCTCACCGACGCTAGAGGGTTGCGCGAAGCAATTGCGACGATCGCAACAGCACTGAGCGTGAACGGTCAGCCTGATCCGAAGCAGATCGACATCATCAATCTGTTCGCTGCGACGCCGGATGTTCCCCCGCGGCTAGCCGGCGGAAGCTTGCAGGCCGGCCGCACGCGCGTTCGCACCGGTCAGGCGCTCGCCACGATGGCGCGTGAAGCCGTCTTCCTGTTCGGTGAAGAGCAGCACGAACGCATCCGCGAGTGCGCTGCCGACGACTGTGCCCTCGTGTTCTACGACGAATCACGCTCCAACAACCGCCGCTGGTGCTCGATGCAGCGCTGCGGCAACCGCGCAAAAGTGCGCAGCCACCGTGCCCGCACTGCGGCACGCTAA
- a CDS encoding signal peptidase I — MSNISTRADARNSSSTNTDDEKSRGILYYLGMGISGGLFALVLLVGALVIVVPNLAGALPLTVLTSSMEPSLPPGTLIVVKPIDTNEIVIGDVITYQIESGKAGVITHRVTGITNSSDGTRTFTLQGDNNDVADELQVLPVQVQGKLWYSVPWIGYVSNFVNGSAKSWLVPIIAIALFIYAGFMITTGTISSARKRKRRRARAEREAERAASIEAVTAADAVDPIDNRVRLG, encoded by the coding sequence ATGTCTAACATTTCAACTCGCGCAGATGCTCGCAATAGTTCTAGCACCAACACCGACGACGAAAAGTCGCGGGGCATTCTCTACTACTTGGGCATGGGCATCAGCGGAGGACTATTCGCTTTGGTATTGCTCGTCGGCGCCCTCGTCATCGTCGTGCCGAACCTTGCCGGCGCGCTCCCGCTCACCGTGCTGACCAGCTCGATGGAGCCGAGCCTGCCCCCGGGAACGCTGATCGTGGTCAAGCCCATCGACACCAACGAGATCGTCATCGGGGATGTCATCACCTACCAAATCGAGTCAGGCAAGGCTGGTGTGATTACCCACCGCGTCACCGGAATCACCAACTCCAGCGACGGCACCCGCACCTTCACTCTGCAGGGTGACAACAACGACGTCGCCGACGAACTTCAGGTTCTTCCCGTTCAGGTGCAGGGCAAGCTCTGGTACAGCGTCCCGTGGATTGGCTACGTCAGCAATTTCGTCAACGGCAGCGCCAAGTCGTGGCTTGTTCCCATCATCGCTATTGCCCTCTTTATTTATGCCGGCTTCATGATCACAACCGGAACCATCTCGAGCGCCCGCAAACGCAAGCGTCGCCGTGCTCGTGCCGAGCGTGAAGCCGAGCGTGCCGCATCCATTGAAGCCGTCACTGCAGCGGATGCCGTCGACCCCATCGACAACCGCGTGCGACTCGGCTGA